A genomic window from Lycium barbarum isolate Lr01 chromosome 4, ASM1917538v2, whole genome shotgun sequence includes:
- the LOC132637708 gene encoding uncharacterized protein LOC132637708 produces the protein MASILEGGITVSPPPSAGEGPSAPALYTGEEEIHYPTPLRSIEFIDTSGDISSEEAPLQRTRPGEATAAKAGQRTEPVPETEVPIDVHPMPDHEAAATSGLPAFAEAAEVLPSSPAPASRSDEFEDMFSDTPPATGEAADFGYLPIPRAMRTASRTIESECGACQ, from the exons ATGGCTTCAATTCTGGAGGGGGGCATTACCGTTTCACCACCTCCTTCAGCTggggaaggaccttcagctccgGCATTATACACAGGtgaggaagaaattcattacccgactcctctaaggtcgattgaattcattGATACTTCAGGCGATATTTCTTCCGAAGAGGCACCTCTGCAAAGGACAAGACCTGGGGAGGCAACCGCTGCCAAAGCtggtcaaaggactgagccggtcccgGAGACCGAAGTCCCCATTGATGTTCATCCGATGCCCGACCATGAGGCTGCTGCAACTTCGGGGCTCcctgcctttgccgaagctgctgaaGTCCTTCCGAGTTCTCCAGCCCCGGCTTCAAGATCGGATGAGTTTGAAGACATGTTTTCAGACACCCCTCCTGCTACCGGTGAAGCTGCTGATTTCGGatatctcccgatccctcgagccaTGAGGACGGCTAGTCGGACCATCGAGTCCG agtgtggtgcttgtcaatGA